ACGGTCGCATCGACTACGATGGCGTCGTGATCGAAGTCCGCAAGCGCTTCAGCGATCGCTACATGTTCGGAATCTCCTACACCGGCTCGAGAGCTCGGGACAATCTGCTCACCGGCGCCGCAGGCTCGGGCTTCAGCGACAACAACGACCCTGAGAACGACTACGGACCCTCGAACCTCTCCGCGCCTCACATCTTCGTCACCAACGGCTCGGTCAATCTGCCCGGCGACATCAACGTGAGCGGCATCCTGAACTGGCAGAGCGGAGCGGCGTTCAATCCGCGCGGGATCACGGATCAGGACGGCGACGGGCTCGTCGATCAACGCGACGTGAGCGTTCCGCGCAACGACTTCCGGACCGACCCTCTGTTCAACGTCGATCTCCGCGTGGAGAAGGTCTTTCGCATAGCGAACGACCACTCTTTCGGCATCCTGGTGGAAGCCTTCAACCTCACGAACCAGGCCAACGTACTGAACGTCAACTCGGTCTCGGGTCCCGACTTTGGAACTCCGGTTGCGTATTATCCCGGACGCGAGATCCAGATCGGCGTTCGTTACCTATTCGGTCGTTGAGCTTTGGACCGGGTCGAAGCGGTTCGGCGAGAGATCGAGAAAGCTCGAGACGAGCTCGTCGATTTTACTTCCGAGCTCGTTCGCGTCCCGAGCGTCAATCCGCCGGGGAACCTCTATCGTGAGGCGGCGGAAACGCTCGGGCGCCGTCTCGCCAGTTGCGGGTTCGAGGTGGACTACGTCGTCGCCGATGGCCGCCCCGAGCACAGCACGGCCCATCCCAGAGTCAATGTTTTTGGCGCTCTCCGCGGAGAAAAGACGCGCCCGGTCGTCCATCTGAACGGTCACCTCGACGTGGTGCCCGCGGGAGATGGATGGACTCTCGATCCCTTCGCCGGGATCGTACGCGCGGGCCGCATCTACGGGCGGGGCACGGCAGACATGAAGGCGGGAATCGCCGCCGCCGTTTATGCCGTCGAGTGCATTCGCCGGGCGGGAATCCGCCTTCGCGGAAGCGTCGAGCTCAGCGGCACCGTCGACGAGGAGAGCGGGGGCTACGCGGGCGTCGCCTGGCTCTGCGAGACCGGGCGCCTCACCAAGAAACGCACCGACTACGTCATCATTCCTGAGCCCCTCGGAGTTGACCGAATCTGCGTCGGCCATCGGGGGGTCTACTGGTTCGAGGTCACCGCCCATGGCCGCGTCGCCCACGGCAGCATGCCGTTTCTCGGCGTGAGCGCCATCGCGCAAATGAGTCTTTTTCTCGAGGCCATTCGACG
This Vicinamibacteria bacterium DNA region includes the following protein-coding sequences:
- a CDS encoding M20/M25/M40 family metallo-hydrolase; amino-acid sequence: MDRVEAVRREIEKARDELVDFTSELVRVPSVNPPGNLYREAAETLGRRLASCGFEVDYVVADGRPEHSTAHPRVNVFGALRGEKTRPVVHLNGHLDVVPAGDGWTLDPFAGIVRAGRIYGRGTADMKAGIAAAVYAVECIRRAGIRLRGSVELSGTVDEESGGYAGVAWLCETGRLTKKRTDYVIIPEPLGVDRICVGHRGVYWFEVTAHGRVAHGSMPFLGVSAIAQMSLFLEAIRR